From Impatiens glandulifera unplaced genomic scaffold, dImpGla2.1, whole genome shotgun sequence, one genomic window encodes:
- the LOC124918550 gene encoding aspartic proteinase 36-like → MLRGLVLAVFWAVLILCYTDVVGHKVLSLSRVLSEDLEAEELEPLRSRDLLRFSTTLHGKGTPKYSLLGTFRNPYIGGCSTFHSGRLTQKNQAIDGILGLGYLYPSVVMQLSIERVIPNEIFSHCLGADGNSSLVLGEFDHRDAAIVYTPLVPETMHDNLDLRSITVNGKALPINHTIFNTSSRGLGRGTFVDSGTSLSYLVAEAYDAFIDAINSAIGTYPAPIVYNGKLCYKMSSSELDRFPLVGFNFAGNASKILKPKDYLLRSRPLIDGAPSLCIGFHKSMVHNVTILGYLVLKDKLIIYDIAHQQLGWSDYFNCSMNGLHRSHVGQIVTGNQYMLMAYLFFIIFI, encoded by the exons ATGTTGAGAGGCTTAGTTCTAGCTGTGTTTTGGGCGGTGTTGATATTATGCTACACAGATGTTGTCGGACACAAGGTTTTGAGCCTCTCTAGAGTTCTCTCTGAGGACCTCGAGGCGGAGGAGCTGGAACCGCTTAGATCACGTGACCTACTGAGATTTAGCACCACCTTACATGGAAAAGGCACCCCAAAATACTCACTTTTGGGAACCTTCCGCAATCCCTACATTGGAGG GTGTAGTACATTTCATTCTGGAAGATTAACTCAAAAAAACCAAGCCATTGATGGCATTTTGGGGCTTGGTTACCTATATCCATCGGTTGTAATGCAACTATCAATAGAGCGAGTGATTCCTAATGAAATTTTCTCACACTGTTTGGGAGCAGACGGCAACAGTTCCCTGGTTCTGGGTGAATTCGATCACCGAGATGCAGCGATAGTGTATACACCTCTCGTCCCAGAAAC GATGCACGACAATCTAGATCTCCGGAGCATAACGGTCAATGGAAAAGCATTGCCCATCAACCATACTATTTTCAATACGTCGTCACGGGGACTCGGACGAGGAACCTTTGTAGACTCGGGGACATCTCTATCATATCTGGTTGCAGAAGCATACGATGCATTTATAGACGCA ATAAATTCTGCAATTGGAACATATCCTGCACCAATAGTCTATAACGgcaaattatgttataaaatgtCAAGCAG CGAGTTAGACAGATTTCCTCTGGTTGGCTTCAACTTCGCCGGTAATGCCTCAAAGATTTTGAAGCCAAAGGACTATCTTCTTCGTTCCCGACCCCTTATT gaTGGTGCTCCATCACTGTGCATTGGCTTCCACAAAAGTATGGTACACAATGTTACCATCTTAGGCT ATCTTGTTTTAAAAGACAAGctaataatttatgatatagCACACCAACAACTTGGATGGTCggattattttaatt gttcTATGAATGGATTGCACCGGAGTCATGTTGGTCAGATTGTTACCGGAAATCAATATATGTTGATGGCGTATctattctttattatatttatctaa